In Elephas maximus indicus isolate mEleMax1 chromosome 7, mEleMax1 primary haplotype, whole genome shotgun sequence, the following proteins share a genomic window:
- the YIF1A gene encoding protein YIF1A, whose protein sequence is MAYHSGYGAHGSKHRARTAPDSPPLFDDTSGGYSGQPGGYPASGAEVAFNVNHLLGDPVANMAMAYGSSIASHGKDMVHKELHRFVSVDKLKYFFAVDTAYVAKKLGLLVFPYTHQNWEVRYSRDVPLPPRQDLNAPDLYIPTMAFITYVLLAGMALGIQKRFSPEVLGLCASTALVWVVMEVLALLLGLYLATVRSDLSTFHLLAYSGYKYVGMILSVLTGLLFGSDGYYVALAWTSSALMYFIVRSLRTAALSPDSMGGPAPRQRLQLYLTLGAAAFQPLIIYWLTFHLVR, encoded by the exons ATGGCGTATCACTCGGGCTACGGAGCCCACG GCTCCAAGCACAGGGCCCGGACAGCTCCGGATTCTCCTCCCCTCTTCGATGACACAAGCGGTGGTTACTCCGGCCAGCCAGGGGGATACCCAGCCTCAGGAGCTGAGGTGGCCTTCAATGTCAACCACCTGCTGGGGGACCCAGTGGCCAACATGGCTATGGCCTATGGCAGCTCCATCGCATCCCATGGGAAGGACATGGTGCACAAGGAG CTGCACCGTTTTGTGTCTGTGGACAAACTCAAGTATTTTTTCGCCGTGGACACAGCTTATGTGGCCAAGAAGCTAGGGCTACTGGTCTTCCCCTACACACACCAG AACTGGGAAGTGCGGTACAGCCGTGATGTGCCTCTGCCCCCGCGGCAAGACCTCAACGCCCCCGACCTCTATATCCCCA CAATGGCTTTCATCACCTACGTGCTGCTGGCTGGGATGGCACTGGGCATTCAGAAAAG GTTCTCCCCGGAGGTTCTGGGCCTGTGTGCCAGCACGGCACTGGTATGGGTCGTGATGGAAGTGCTGGCCCTGCTCCTGGGTCTCTACCTGGCCACTGTGCGCAGTGACCTGAGCACCTTCCACCTGCTGGCCTACAGTGGCTACAAATATGTGGG GATGATCCTGAGTGTGCTCACAGGGCTGCTGTTTGGCAGCGATGGCTACTACGTGGCCCTGGCCTGGACCTCCTCTGCACTCATGTACTTCATC GTGCGCTCCTTGCGGACAGCAGCCCTGAGCCCCGACAGCATGGGGGGCCCGGCACCCCGGCAGCGCCTCCAGCTCTACTTGACACTGGGGGCGGCGGCCTTCCAGCCCCTCATCATATACTGGCTGACCTTCCACCTGGTCCGGTGA
- the CNIH2 gene encoding protein cornichon homolog 2, whose amino-acid sequence MAFTFAAFCYMLTLVLCASLIFFVIWHIIAFDELRTDFKNPIDQGNPARARERLKNIERICCLLRKLVVPEYSIHGLFCLMFLCAAEWVTLGLNIPLLFYHLWRYFHRPADGSEVMYDAVSIMNADILNYCQKESWCKLAFYLLSFFYYLYSMVYTLVSF is encoded by the exons ATGGCGTTCACCTTCGCCGCGTTCTGCTACATGCTCACCCTGGTGCTGTGCGCCTCCCTCATCTTCTTTGTCATCTGGCAC ATCATAGCCTTTGACGAGCTGCGGACCGACTTCAAGAACCCCATCGACCAGGGGAACCCAGCGCGGGCA CGTGAGCGTTTGAAAAACATCGAACGCATCTGCTGCCTATTAAGGAAG ctggTGGTCCCAGAATACTCCATCCACGGCCTGTTCTGTCTGATGTTTCTGTGTGCAGCAGAGTGGGTCACCCTGGGCCTCAACATCCCCCTCCTCTTCTACCACCTCTGGAG GTACTTCCACCGCCCTGCGGATGGTTCTGAGGTCATGTATGACGCGGTCTCCATCATGAATGCTGACATCCTCAACTACTgccagaaggagtcctggtgcaaACTCGCCTTCTACCTGCTCTCCTTCTTCTATTACCTGTACAG TATGGTTTATACGTTGGTGAGTTTCTAA